Proteins encoded in a region of the Stieleria neptunia genome:
- a CDS encoding M42 family metallopeptidase, translating into MQDNARAFFEQAIATPSPSGYEERIQKLIRDYITPHADRVRIDVHGNLIAEIGNADGPRLMLAGHCDQIGMLVSHIDENGFVYAQTIGGWDPQQLIGQAMSIWTDSGEVPAVISRKPIHLLNQDERKKVVGLDEMWLDVGASCDKQAREKIRIGDPITLDLQLRPLMNSLVSGPGMDNKTGMWTVIEALRRAKALAGAGGLGCHLHSVSTVQEEIGLRGAKTAAGGIHPDVAIAVDVTHASDCPTIDKNKQGDLRLGGGPVIFRGPNINPKVAARLIELAETNNIPYQLAAIGRATPNDANVLQLHGAGVATGLVAIPNRYMHSAVEAISLDDIDHVAQLLAHFAAALKSDDDFTPGGQI; encoded by the coding sequence ATGCAAGACAACGCTCGCGCCTTCTTTGAACAAGCCATCGCCACGCCCAGTCCTTCGGGATACGAAGAGCGGATCCAGAAACTGATTCGGGATTACATCACTCCCCATGCCGACCGCGTTCGCATCGACGTGCACGGCAACCTGATCGCCGAGATCGGCAACGCTGACGGACCGCGACTGATGTTGGCCGGACACTGCGATCAAATCGGGATGCTGGTTTCCCACATCGATGAAAACGGTTTTGTGTACGCGCAAACCATCGGCGGTTGGGATCCCCAACAGTTGATCGGACAAGCGATGTCGATCTGGACGGACTCCGGAGAAGTCCCCGCCGTCATCAGCCGCAAACCCATTCACTTGCTCAACCAGGACGAACGGAAAAAAGTCGTCGGCCTGGACGAAATGTGGTTGGACGTCGGGGCGAGTTGCGACAAACAGGCGCGCGAGAAGATTCGCATCGGCGACCCGATCACGTTGGACCTGCAGCTCCGCCCGCTGATGAATTCACTCGTCAGCGGTCCCGGGATGGATAACAAGACCGGGATGTGGACGGTGATCGAAGCGTTGCGACGGGCGAAAGCACTGGCCGGCGCCGGTGGGCTCGGCTGCCACCTGCATAGCGTCTCCACCGTGCAAGAAGAAATCGGGCTGCGCGGCGCCAAAACCGCCGCCGGTGGAATCCATCCCGACGTCGCCATCGCCGTCGACGTGACCCACGCTTCGGATTGCCCCACCATCGACAAGAACAAACAAGGCGATCTCCGCCTCGGTGGCGGACCGGTGATCTTTCGCGGACCCAACATCAATCCCAAAGTCGCCGCGCGGCTGATCGAACTGGCCGAAACCAACAACATCCCCTACCAACTGGCCGCCATCGGTCGAGCCACCCCCAACGACGCCAACGTCTTGCAACTCCACGGCGCCGGCGTCGCCACCGGGCTGGTCGCGATCCCCAACCGCTACATGCACTCGGCCGTCGAAGCGATCTCGCTGGACGACATCGATCACGTCGCGCAACTTCTCGCCCACTTCGCTGCGGCGCTGAAGTCAGATGATGACTTCACGCCGGGGGGGCAGATTTAG
- a CDS encoding four helix bundle protein yields the protein MAAITRFEDILAWQKGRELTQLIYRCSRQDDFARDFALKDQIRRASISITSNIAEGFERDGNKEFVQFLSHAKASCGEVRSQLYVAYDERYLDEPEFEDLQNKCREISRLINGFINYLNKSDFRGRKYIRELREPYMVDSQIC from the coding sequence ATGGCCGCGATTACGAGGTTTGAGGACATTTTGGCTTGGCAAAAGGGCCGTGAGTTGACCCAGCTGATTTATCGATGCTCACGTCAGGACGATTTTGCGCGAGACTTCGCGCTGAAAGATCAGATACGAAGGGCTTCGATTTCGATCACATCCAACATCGCAGAGGGATTTGAACGGGATGGCAACAAGGAATTTGTCCAATTCCTTTCGCATGCCAAGGCCTCGTGCGGCGAGGTTCGATCCCAGCTCTACGTTGCTTACGATGAACGCTACCTCGACGAGCCCGAGTTTGAGGACCTACAGAACAAATGTCGTGAAATCAGCCGACTGATCAACGGATTCATCAACTACCTGAACAAATCTGATTTTCGCGGTCGAAAGTACATCCGAGAACTTCGCGAACCCTACATGGTCGATAGCCAAATCTGCTGA
- a CDS encoding S8 family serine peptidase codes for MRRRKGFRGGVHFASYRRLGVESLETRRLLAGDSLSLSQHPIDDSSAIESVAQQIQDLAVNFTASDAAGDTMRTAADLGVVDGTLQRAGRLSWFDRIDVVRFEVASDAKVRITLDQLNRDADLYVLDRNGNLIGSSKRSSNRSESLSGSLPGGEYYLAISSVDYRSISYRLTLDVQTSQSPAVATPPAAPTPEPQQPAPPEPSTVTPLADVAYFGGSQDWNINAVAAPEAWAAGYRGQGVTVAVIDTGVDLDHPDLAHNLYINPGEIPGNGIDDDRNGYVDDITGYDFVSGDAVPDDGNGHGTHVAGTIAAGDNGFGVTGVAPDAKILPVRVLDDSGSGSDAGVAAGIRYAADLGAQIINLSLGGGVSSRIASAIDYATSLGSLVIAAAGNESAASPSYPARHSAESTSVLSVGAYDSSGRVAGFSNEVGGSGAVQVDAPGVSVVSTYAGGGYRSLSGTSMASPHVAGVAALTLSANPQLTSAELRELLASGTVGQATSSDSIGKVSTLNSVAFAAAGLTSAGDVTDSQIATSATSSTDVRTKTGDGVPAPSDFLPQRPAVAAEERLEGDIDSLPAEVSGIKQVASAEPLSSQAVDHALAHVDVDWTDAVQRQHDADSFIELPGDLDAAGSGFSLRGSAS; via the coding sequence ATGCGTCGACGAAAAGGATTTCGTGGTGGTGTTCATTTTGCCAGTTACCGACGGCTCGGGGTCGAATCCCTCGAAACGCGTCGACTGCTTGCCGGCGATTCACTTTCTCTTTCACAGCATCCGATTGATGACAGCTCAGCGATCGAAAGCGTCGCCCAACAAATCCAAGACCTTGCTGTCAATTTCACCGCCTCCGATGCCGCCGGGGACACGATGCGGACGGCGGCCGACTTGGGCGTGGTCGACGGAACGCTGCAACGGGCCGGGCGACTCAGTTGGTTCGACCGGATCGATGTGGTTCGTTTCGAAGTCGCTTCCGATGCCAAGGTGCGGATCACGCTGGATCAACTCAATCGCGATGCAGATCTGTATGTGCTGGATCGCAACGGCAATCTGATCGGTTCCTCGAAACGATCATCCAACCGTAGCGAATCGCTTTCGGGATCCCTGCCGGGTGGCGAATACTACCTCGCGATATCCTCGGTCGATTATCGCAGCATTTCCTATCGACTGACCTTGGACGTTCAAACGTCGCAATCCCCAGCGGTTGCAACACCGCCAGCGGCGCCGACGCCGGAACCTCAGCAACCGGCGCCGCCCGAACCGAGCACCGTGACGCCGTTGGCAGACGTGGCCTATTTCGGCGGCAGCCAGGATTGGAACATCAATGCCGTCGCGGCACCGGAAGCCTGGGCGGCCGGTTACCGCGGGCAAGGCGTCACCGTTGCCGTGATTGACACCGGAGTCGATCTGGATCATCCCGACTTGGCCCACAACTTGTACATCAATCCGGGCGAGATCCCTGGCAACGGGATCGACGATGATCGCAACGGGTATGTCGACGACATCACGGGATACGATTTTGTATCCGGTGACGCGGTCCCCGACGACGGCAACGGACACGGGACGCACGTGGCCGGAACGATCGCGGCGGGCGACAACGGTTTCGGCGTGACCGGGGTGGCCCCGGACGCCAAAATCCTGCCCGTTCGCGTGCTCGACGATTCCGGCAGCGGATCCGATGCCGGCGTGGCCGCCGGCATTCGCTACGCGGCCGATTTGGGCGCACAAATCATCAACCTCAGCCTCGGCGGCGGCGTCAGTTCACGGATTGCCAGCGCGATCGACTACGCGACCTCCTTGGGGTCGTTGGTGATCGCTGCGGCCGGGAACGAATCGGCGGCCAGCCCCAGCTATCCGGCCCGGCACAGCGCCGAATCGACCAGCGTGCTTTCGGTCGGCGCCTACGACTCGTCCGGCCGCGTCGCAGGATTCAGCAACGAGGTCGGCGGCAGCGGCGCGGTCCAAGTCGACGCTCCCGGCGTGAGTGTTGTCAGCACCTACGCCGGCGGCGGGTATCGATCATTGAGCGGGACCAGCATGGCCAGTCCGCATGTGGCCGGCGTGGCCGCGTTGACGTTGTCGGCCAACCCGCAGCTCACCTCGGCCGAGTTACGGGAATTGCTCGCCAGCGGAACCGTTGGGCAGGCCACGTCGAGTGATTCGATCGGCAAGGTCAGCACGTTGAACTCGGTCGCCTTTGCCGCCGCGGGACTGACGTCGGCTGGTGACGTCACAGATTCGCAGATCGCGACCTCGGCCACATCGTCGACTGACGTTCGGACGAAGACGGGAGATGGTGTTCCCGCCCCCTCCGATTTTTTGCCCCAGCGACCCGCGGTGGCGGCGGAGGAGCGGTTGGAGGGAGACATCGATTCCTTGCCCGCTGAAGTGAGTGGAATCAAGCAAGTCGCATCCGCCGAACCCCTGTCGTCGCAGGCCGTCGACCATGCGTTGGCGCATGTCGACGTGGATTGGACAGACGCGGTCCAACGTCAACACGATGCCGATTCGTTCATCGAGTTGCCAGGTGATCTCGATGCGGCGGGTAGCGGATTCTCGTTACGAGGCTCCGCCTCGTAA
- a CDS encoding extracellular solute-binding protein, whose product MKPLHHCNHQATKRRFTFATSRWSLLVRPLLLCPLLICTAACVPKAERDVVVYSALDEQFATPIFAAYERSVDYETGIVGKFDVESTKTVGLVNQILAEQNSPVCDVFWNNEIMHTVRLQKLGLLKPRTWAVAPGWPSDMIASDGSWCGFAARARVLLINTDMIPSKDDYPASVADLIDPKWKHNCAMARPLFGTTATHFAVLRVRDGHDETLQFLKQIHDNAVVLSGNKQVALAVAAGEVAWGLTDTDDAIIEKDQLRKVAIVFPDQQPDQPGTLRIPNTLAILKDAPHPVAAETLADYLVSAQTEDRLAMGDSSQLPISRDSEYRPRVMPSEPVRWMKVDFEAAAEGWTEWAEEVMAVFPD is encoded by the coding sequence ATGAAACCATTGCACCATTGTAACCATCAGGCCACGAAACGACGATTCACCTTTGCAACGTCGCGGTGGTCGCTGCTGGTCCGCCCACTTCTGTTGTGCCCGCTGTTGATCTGCACCGCGGCATGCGTTCCGAAGGCGGAGCGGGACGTGGTGGTCTATTCGGCGCTCGACGAGCAGTTCGCGACACCGATTTTTGCGGCTTATGAACGAAGTGTGGACTATGAGACCGGGATCGTCGGCAAATTTGATGTCGAATCGACGAAAACCGTCGGCTTGGTCAATCAAATTCTCGCCGAACAGAATTCGCCGGTTTGTGACGTGTTTTGGAACAACGAGATCATGCACACCGTTCGATTGCAGAAACTCGGTCTGCTGAAACCGCGGACATGGGCCGTCGCCCCGGGCTGGCCCAGCGACATGATCGCCAGCGACGGTTCGTGGTGCGGGTTCGCCGCCCGGGCACGCGTGTTGCTGATCAACACCGACATGATTCCTTCCAAAGATGACTACCCCGCCAGCGTGGCCGATCTGATCGATCCGAAATGGAAACACAACTGCGCGATGGCTCGACCGTTGTTCGGCACCACGGCGACTCATTTTGCGGTGCTCCGCGTCCGCGACGGTCATGATGAAACGCTGCAGTTTTTAAAACAGATTCACGACAACGCGGTGGTGTTGTCGGGGAACAAGCAGGTCGCCCTGGCGGTCGCGGCCGGCGAAGTCGCCTGGGGGCTGACCGATACCGACGACGCGATCATTGAAAAAGATCAATTGCGAAAGGTCGCGATCGTCTTTCCGGACCAGCAACCCGACCAACCGGGTACCCTGCGGATTCCCAACACCTTGGCGATCTTGAAAGACGCCCCCCACCCCGTCGCCGCCGAAACACTTGCCGACTACCTGGTTTCTGCCCAAACCGAAGACCGACTGGCGATGGGCGACAGCAGCCAATTACCGATCAGCCGCGACAGCGAGTACCGGCCGCGTGTGATGCCGAGCGAACCGGTGCGTTGGATGAAGGTTGATTTCGAAGCCGCCGCGGAAGGCTGGACCGAGTGGGCCGAAGAAGTGATGGCGGTGTTCCCGGATTGA
- a CDS encoding DUF4159 domain-containing protein, translating into MLRRITLFLSVVVTFGAIPSKVHAEVDAAAVSRAIDRGVTYLRSSQNDRGGWDEFQGQSCGLSSLCTLALLNAGVSRDDPAIKQAMTYLRATVAESTYSVALQTLVFCQHGSANDLPRIRNNVTWLTEAQTATGAWSYGGKRQFGGDPSNAQFALLALGAAQDRGVAVKPEVFEQAIDYWELQQNPNGGWSYTGGAPTGSMTCAGIASLIIANGRLGNASSSVKDGKIECCGGDPTEQDPIARGIDWLGKRFSAEVNPGGSADTYYYYLYAIERTGRLSGRRFFGGHDWYREGAERLIRQQDGFQGFWEGGQWERPTVATSFALLFLSKGKRQVVVGQLERDQTDRPEWQPHPDALRQLVRHVERAWGRDLTWQTVQIENASLIDLLQTPVLVISGKETLALSAEKSELLKDYVDQGGTIVFDASGDSGCGNAANFQNSVANLCAQWYPNAPLERLPTSHPVWNAERKVDVSAMPNGFWVYGVQACCRTAVFYVPQSLTCRWELGDRLFQRGEADDPVRRQIDHSIRIGQNIIAYATGRELKDKLDAQIVLQADAMELTERGTTRIARLDVGAGGEDARRALPNASAILRKQTQVAISVPEDPVRFDEQDLAEVSVLWVHGRRDFVLTAQQRDALGQFVQRGGVILGTAICGDEAFAQAFRREFAAVLGQNSLQSMPSDHPMLTPQYFGYDLRSVTIRRIGRGASGQQIRRQTSPPILEYAEVDDVVAVVFSPLDISCALESQNSVQCPGYGTEDAAKIVTNIVQMALNQ; encoded by the coding sequence TTGTTACGCCGCATCACTCTATTTCTGTCTGTCGTTGTCACGTTCGGGGCCATTCCCTCCAAGGTCCACGCCGAGGTGGATGCCGCGGCGGTCAGTCGTGCGATCGATCGTGGGGTTACCTATCTTCGCAGCAGCCAAAACGATCGCGGCGGCTGGGATGAGTTTCAGGGCCAGTCGTGCGGCCTTTCCTCCCTGTGCACACTGGCGCTGCTCAATGCCGGCGTCTCGCGTGACGACCCTGCGATCAAGCAAGCGATGACGTACCTGCGGGCCACGGTTGCCGAGAGCACGTACTCGGTCGCGCTGCAAACGCTTGTGTTTTGTCAGCATGGCTCGGCCAATGATTTGCCGCGGATTCGAAACAACGTGACCTGGTTGACCGAAGCTCAGACGGCCACGGGGGCGTGGAGCTACGGCGGCAAACGACAATTCGGCGGCGACCCCTCGAACGCGCAATTCGCGCTCCTGGCCCTTGGGGCGGCCCAAGACCGTGGTGTTGCGGTCAAGCCGGAGGTGTTTGAGCAAGCGATCGACTATTGGGAGTTACAGCAAAATCCCAACGGCGGCTGGAGCTACACCGGCGGTGCGCCGACGGGAAGCATGACCTGTGCCGGGATCGCCTCGCTGATCATCGCCAACGGCCGCCTGGGCAATGCCAGTTCCTCGGTCAAGGACGGCAAAATCGAATGTTGCGGGGGGGATCCCACGGAGCAAGATCCGATCGCCCGCGGCATCGATTGGCTGGGGAAACGATTCAGCGCCGAAGTGAATCCCGGCGGCAGCGCCGACACCTACTACTACTATCTCTATGCCATCGAACGGACGGGGCGGCTTTCCGGACGCCGTTTTTTTGGCGGTCACGATTGGTATCGCGAAGGCGCCGAACGACTGATCCGCCAACAGGACGGCTTTCAAGGGTTCTGGGAAGGCGGACAGTGGGAACGTCCCACCGTCGCCACGTCGTTCGCGTTGTTGTTTCTATCCAAAGGCAAACGCCAAGTCGTCGTCGGGCAATTGGAACGCGACCAGACCGACCGGCCGGAATGGCAACCCCACCCCGACGCGTTGCGGCAATTGGTGCGACATGTCGAACGGGCTTGGGGACGCGACCTGACCTGGCAAACGGTCCAAATTGAAAACGCCAGCTTGATCGATTTGCTGCAAACACCGGTGTTGGTCATCAGCGGCAAAGAAACTCTGGCATTGAGCGCCGAGAAAAGCGAGTTGCTGAAGGATTACGTGGACCAGGGCGGCACGATCGTGTTTGACGCCAGCGGTGACAGCGGATGTGGCAACGCGGCAAATTTTCAAAACAGCGTCGCCAACCTCTGCGCCCAGTGGTATCCCAACGCCCCGCTGGAACGCTTGCCGACATCGCATCCGGTGTGGAACGCCGAACGCAAGGTGGATGTCTCCGCGATGCCCAACGGGTTTTGGGTTTACGGTGTCCAAGCCTGCTGTCGTACCGCCGTCTTTTATGTTCCGCAAAGTCTGACCTGTCGCTGGGAATTAGGCGACCGGTTGTTTCAACGTGGTGAAGCCGACGATCCGGTTCGACGCCAAATCGATCATTCGATTCGAATCGGACAAAACATCATCGCGTATGCGACCGGGCGTGAATTGAAAGACAAGCTAGACGCCCAGATCGTGCTGCAAGCCGACGCGATGGAATTGACCGAGCGGGGGACAACGCGAATCGCTCGGCTGGATGTCGGCGCCGGCGGCGAAGACGCACGCCGCGCGCTGCCCAACGCCTCGGCCATCCTCCGCAAGCAAACGCAGGTCGCGATCAGCGTGCCCGAAGACCCGGTCCGGTTTGACGAACAAGACTTGGCCGAGGTGTCGGTGCTGTGGGTCCACGGCCGACGCGACTTTGTGTTGACCGCCCAGCAACGCGACGCGCTGGGCCAATTCGTCCAACGCGGCGGCGTGATTCTGGGCACCGCGATCTGTGGCGACGAAGCGTTCGCCCAAGCGTTTCGCCGTGAGTTTGCGGCGGTGCTGGGCCAAAACTCGCTGCAATCGATGCCCTCGGATCATCCCATGCTGACCCCGCAGTACTTCGGTTACGATTTGCGTTCGGTCACCATCCGGCGGATCGGTCGCGGAGCCAGTGGGCAACAAATCCGCCGGCAAACCTCACCGCCCATCCTGGAATACGCCGAGGTCGATGACGTGGTCGCGGTGGTGTTTTCACCGCTGGACATCAGTTGCGCGTTGGAAAGTCAAAATTCCGTCCAGTGCCCCGGTTACGGAACCGAAGACGCCGCGAAAATCGTCACCAACATCGTCCAAATGGCGCTCAATCAGTAG
- a CDS encoding AAA family ATPase, with protein sequence MREFSDHQATIRSELSKVIVGQSETIEQLLAAIYTRGHCLLEGVPGLAKTLIVSTLASILDVSFKRIQFTPDLMPSDITGTQVLEEDEHGKRSFRFVEGPIFANILLADEINRTPPKTQAALLEAMQERQVTVGRETFALPKPFFTIATQNPIEQEGTYPLPEAQLDRFMFNIKLDYPSAAEEEQILTTTTRGETATVNKVLSARAILNVQQLVTSVAVNPFVIKYVASIVRATRPSDEASPQYIRDLVDFGAGPRAGQNLIAGAKAMAAMEGRFSVDVNDVRRIALPVLRHRIGTNFQATAEGMDSDSLVTRLLDDIQPPQPEKLAK encoded by the coding sequence CTGCGTGAGTTTTCCGACCATCAGGCGACGATCCGCAGCGAACTCTCCAAGGTCATCGTCGGACAATCCGAAACCATCGAGCAATTGTTGGCCGCGATCTATACCCGCGGTCACTGCTTGCTGGAAGGCGTGCCGGGATTGGCCAAGACCTTGATCGTCAGCACGCTGGCCAGCATCCTGGACGTGTCGTTCAAACGGATTCAGTTCACACCTGACCTGATGCCTTCGGACATCACCGGCACGCAAGTCCTGGAAGAAGACGAACACGGCAAGCGAAGTTTCCGCTTTGTCGAAGGCCCGATCTTTGCCAACATCTTGCTGGCCGACGAAATCAACCGCACCCCACCCAAGACCCAAGCCGCGCTGCTCGAAGCGATGCAGGAACGCCAGGTCACCGTAGGGCGTGAAACCTTTGCCCTGCCCAAGCCGTTCTTCACCATCGCCACCCAAAACCCGATCGAGCAAGAGGGCACCTACCCGCTGCCGGAAGCCCAACTCGACCGGTTCATGTTCAATATCAAATTGGACTACCCCTCGGCGGCCGAAGAGGAGCAAATCCTGACGACGACGACGCGGGGCGAAACCGCCACGGTCAACAAGGTCTTGTCGGCACGAGCGATCTTGAATGTCCAACAGCTCGTCACCAGCGTGGCGGTCAATCCGTTCGTGATCAAATATGTCGCCAGTATCGTCCGGGCCACCCGGCCGTCGGATGAAGCGTCGCCGCAGTACATTCGCGACCTGGTCGATTTCGGCGCGGGGCCACGTGCCGGACAAAACTTGATCGCCGGTGCCAAAGCGATGGCGGCGATGGAAGGCCGATTCAGTGTCGACGTCAATGACGTCCGGCGGATCGCCCTGCCTGTCCTGCGGCACCGCATCGGGACTAATTTCCAAGCCACCGCCGAAGGGATGGACAGCGACTCGCTCGTGACGCGATTGCTCGATGACATCCAACCACCGCAACCTGAAAAGCTGGCCAAATGA
- a CDS encoding DUF58 domain-containing protein, translating to MSSLLSPEALQSIKRLDLRARMVVRGFLQGLHSSPFHGFSVQFSEHRRYNRGDDPKLIDWLVYAKTDKYFVKRFESETNLVGYLVIDLSKSMGFTENQSMTKFEYVTCLAAALTYLMIMQQDPVGLITFDEKVHASLPARSRRGHMGDVIARLSNLKPAGATDVPASLTQVAAMLKQHSLVMLFSDLWPSDDGEKNWQEQIAEVVSALARLRHAGHDVIVFHVLDAAEVEFPYDGPVQFTDSESGQSVSVDATGFREDYLAALAEFRDAYRDGCNQLQIDYVPLDTSMPFDTALTEYLTQRQGRF from the coding sequence ATGAGCTCCCTGCTCTCGCCCGAAGCGTTGCAGAGTATCAAGCGGCTGGACTTGCGCGCCCGGATGGTCGTGCGGGGCTTTCTGCAAGGCTTGCACAGCAGCCCCTTTCATGGCTTTTCGGTCCAGTTCAGCGAACACCGACGCTACAACCGCGGTGACGATCCCAAGCTGATCGACTGGTTGGTCTACGCCAAGACCGACAAGTATTTTGTCAAACGCTTTGAATCGGAAACCAACCTGGTCGGTTACCTGGTCATCGACCTGTCCAAATCGATGGGATTTACCGAAAACCAGTCGATGACCAAATTCGAGTACGTGACATGTTTGGCCGCGGCGCTGACGTACTTGATGATCATGCAGCAAGACCCTGTCGGGTTGATCACGTTTGACGAAAAAGTCCACGCGTCGCTGCCGGCTCGGTCTCGCCGCGGACACATGGGCGACGTCATCGCCAGGCTCTCGAACCTGAAACCCGCCGGTGCCACCGATGTCCCCGCTTCCTTGACGCAAGTCGCCGCGATGCTGAAACAACATTCGCTGGTGATGCTGTTCAGTGATTTGTGGCCCAGCGACGACGGCGAAAAAAACTGGCAAGAACAAATCGCCGAAGTCGTCTCGGCGCTGGCGCGGCTGCGGCACGCCGGACACGACGTCATCGTCTTTCACGTCTTGGACGCAGCCGAAGTCGAATTCCCCTATGATGGACCGGTGCAGTTCACCGATTCGGAGTCCGGCCAAAGCGTCTCCGTCGACGCAACGGGGTTTCGCGAAGACTACCTGGCGGCCCTGGCGGAATTCCGTGACGCCTACCGCGACGGCTGCAACCAACTGCAAATCGATTACGTCCCGCTGGATACCAGCATGCCGTTTGATACCGCGTTGACGGAGTATCTGACGCAGCGACAGGGGCGGTTTTAG
- a CDS encoding sulfatase — MPTLALIGRAIRVSVFVLLCVGFATRSGAADPPNVLFIAVDDLASTLGCYGDPLAKTPNIDRLAASGVCFLNAYNQLPLCNPTRASVMTGRRPDEIGVYDLDRHFRDQLPDVVTLPQAFQKRNYLAARVGKIYHYNVPASIGTDGFDDPPSWNQTVNPKGRDKADEALIFNAEPHRKISAALSWLAADGRDEEQTDGMIASEAIRLMEANRDKPFFLGVGFFRPHTPYVAPKKYFDLYPLDTVSLPYAPPGDRDDIPTAAFAHNCPIPNYNLDPLTLRKATQAYYACVSFVDAQVGRLLDAVQRLGLAENTIVVFWSDHGYHLGEHNGIWQKRTLFEQSARSPLIIRVPGAAGNGQPCRRIVEFVDIYPTVVSAAGIEAPPKLAGRDLATLLDDPLATWNGRAITQVLRPADDRLDTQVMGCSIRTSRYRYTEWAEGERGIELYDHRADPLEFENLAIKPDARHRAVIEALRAELREKASGKIPSAAVNPARL; from the coding sequence ATGCCCACACTCGCTCTGATCGGCCGCGCGATCCGCGTTTCAGTCTTCGTTCTGTTGTGCGTTGGTTTTGCGACGCGATCCGGCGCCGCCGACCCGCCCAATGTTCTGTTCATCGCGGTTGACGATTTGGCGTCGACACTGGGTTGCTATGGCGATCCGCTGGCAAAGACGCCGAACATCGATCGGCTGGCTGCATCGGGTGTTTGTTTTTTGAACGCGTACAACCAGTTGCCGCTGTGCAATCCGACGCGGGCGTCGGTCATGACCGGGCGGCGCCCCGACGAAATCGGCGTCTATGATTTGGACCGCCACTTCCGCGACCAGTTGCCCGACGTGGTGACCTTGCCCCAAGCCTTTCAAAAACGGAACTACTTGGCCGCTCGCGTCGGCAAGATTTATCACTACAACGTCCCCGCATCGATCGGCACCGACGGTTTCGATGATCCGCCCTCGTGGAACCAGACCGTCAATCCCAAGGGCCGAGACAAGGCCGACGAAGCGTTGATCTTCAATGCCGAACCGCATCGAAAGATCAGCGCGGCGCTTTCATGGCTTGCCGCCGACGGCCGCGATGAAGAGCAAACCGACGGGATGATCGCCAGCGAAGCGATTCGGTTGATGGAGGCCAACCGCGACAAGCCGTTCTTTTTAGGTGTCGGTTTCTTTCGCCCCCACACACCCTACGTCGCGCCGAAAAAGTACTTTGACCTGTACCCGCTGGACACGGTTTCGCTGCCGTATGCACCACCGGGTGACCGCGACGACATCCCGACCGCAGCCTTCGCGCATAATTGCCCGATCCCGAACTACAACCTGGATCCCTTGACGCTCCGCAAAGCCACCCAAGCGTATTATGCCTGCGTCTCGTTTGTCGACGCGCAAGTCGGGCGACTGCTCGATGCGGTCCAGCGATTGGGATTGGCCGAGAACACGATCGTGGTGTTTTGGAGCGACCACGGGTATCACCTCGGCGAGCACAACGGGATCTGGCAGAAGCGAACTTTGTTCGAACAATCGGCTCGGTCACCGTTGATCATTCGCGTTCCCGGAGCTGCGGGCAATGGCCAACCGTGCCGGCGCATCGTCGAGTTTGTGGACATCTACCCGACGGTCGTCTCCGCCGCGGGAATCGAGGCGCCGCCCAAACTGGCCGGTCGAGATCTGGCCACGTTGCTGGACGATCCGCTGGCGACATGGAACGGCCGAGCGATCACTCAAGTCCTGCGTCCCGCCGATGACCGGCTCGACACGCAAGTGATGGGGTGCAGCATTCGCACCAGCCGTTATCGCTACACCGAATGGGCCGAGGGCGAACGGGGCATCGAGCTCTACGATCACCGCGCCGACCCGTTGGAATTTGAGAACCTGGCGATCAAGCCCGATGCAAGGCACCGAGCCGTGATCGAAGCGTTGCGGGCGGAGCTGCGCGAGAAGGCCAGCGGCAAGATCCCCAGCGCAGCGGTCAATCCCGCCAGACTCTAG